One stretch of Bosea vaviloviae DNA includes these proteins:
- a CDS encoding HlyD family type I secretion periplasmic adaptor subunit encodes MTAFTPLIPDLSTATPANYAHSLRRLQLVGVSSICIFAGALGIWSMTSTLQGAVAANGQFVVASDVKKVQHPTGGVVGELLVRDGQHVKAGDIVLRLDETIARANEQIVSKQLDEFLVKSWRLEAERDALLVLAGGPDLGARIASPEMTKLIAAERRLFEVRRAARDGQRAQLRKRVTQLADEIKGLKAQQAAKEREAKIIAVELVGVEELYNRKLIQISRLSALQRDQASNEGQRGQLIASIAQTEGKIAEIELQIIQIDEDQRAEVMKDLREIQGREGELVERRTAAQDQLKRIDLRAPSTGIVHQLAVHTVGGVLQAGEPAMLIVPGEEDLQLEARVAPPDIDQISLGQSVRIKVQAGNQASNPELDGVVSRISADVTRDERQGIAYYTVRVDLPRAELDRLAPIKIIAGMQAEAFIETVARSPIAFLIKPFSAQLSRAFRER; translated from the coding sequence ATGACGGCCTTCACCCCCCTTATTCCCGACCTCTCGACAGCAACACCGGCGAATTACGCTCATTCGTTGCGCCGACTTCAACTGGTTGGCGTGAGCAGCATCTGCATCTTCGCCGGCGCGCTGGGCATCTGGTCGATGACGTCGACACTCCAGGGCGCAGTCGCGGCCAATGGTCAGTTCGTCGTCGCCAGTGACGTCAAGAAGGTCCAGCACCCCACGGGAGGGGTCGTGGGCGAACTGCTCGTGCGTGACGGTCAGCATGTAAAAGCCGGTGATATCGTCCTGCGTCTCGACGAAACCATCGCACGCGCGAACGAGCAGATCGTCTCCAAGCAATTGGATGAGTTCCTGGTCAAGTCATGGAGGCTCGAGGCTGAACGCGACGCGCTCCTTGTACTGGCCGGTGGCCCCGACCTTGGCGCGCGCATCGCATCCCCGGAGATGACCAAACTGATCGCCGCCGAGAGACGGCTTTTTGAGGTCCGCCGAGCGGCACGCGATGGCCAGCGCGCTCAATTACGTAAACGCGTGACCCAGCTCGCCGACGAGATCAAGGGGCTCAAGGCCCAGCAAGCCGCGAAAGAACGCGAAGCTAAAATCATCGCCGTGGAGTTGGTCGGTGTCGAGGAGCTCTATAATCGCAAGCTGATTCAGATCTCGCGGCTGAGTGCGCTCCAGCGCGACCAAGCCAGCAACGAGGGGCAGAGGGGCCAACTGATCGCCAGCATCGCTCAAACCGAAGGTAAGATCGCTGAGATCGAGCTCCAGATCATCCAGATAGACGAGGATCAGCGCGCCGAAGTCATGAAAGACCTTCGCGAGATACAGGGCCGTGAGGGCGAGCTCGTCGAGCGCCGGACTGCTGCGCAGGATCAATTGAAGCGGATCGACTTGCGCGCCCCCAGTACCGGCATCGTGCATCAACTCGCTGTTCATACGGTTGGCGGCGTGCTGCAAGCCGGTGAACCGGCGATGCTGATCGTGCCGGGCGAAGAAGACCTGCAGCTCGAGGCCAGAGTGGCGCCGCCTGACATCGACCAGATCAGCCTTGGCCAGTCCGTGCGGATCAAAGTGCAAGCGGGCAACCAGGCCAGCAATCCCGAGCTTGACGGGGTCGTCTCCCGGATCAGCGCCGACGTCACGCGTGATGAGCGCCAGGGCATTGCTTACTATACGGTTCGGGTCGACCTTCCACGAGCGGAACTCGACCGTTTGGCGCCGATCAAGATTATCGCGGGGATGCAGGCCGAAGCCTTTATCGAAACCGTTGCGAGAAGCCCGATCGCGTTCCTGATCAAGCCGTTTTCAGCACAGCTGAGCCGCGCCTTCAGGGAGCGCTGA
- a CDS encoding type I secretion system permease/ATPase, whose product MATISQSEKSDPEIKNALRICMASFGSVALFSGFINILYLTGSMYMLQVYDRVLTSRSTATLVYLSLIAILAFSLQGVLDGVRSRMLARIGARFNELLAPRVYQVVAELPLRGVSGSEVMTPVRDLDQIRAFLSGMGPIALFDMPFLPIFLVVTFLLHPWLGYMTVFGALVIVALTLLVELRSRQPTRALAEVGAHRQNLVESTRRNAEIIAALGMRRAFLGRYTAISNRHVAETLRASDVTNGIGAFAKIFRQILQSASLGLGAYLAIRGEISAGSIIAASILTSRALSPIENAVANWRGFVSARQGLRRLEGSLSFVAPAQARLSLPVPSLDLQVSDLYVAPPGQSKPVLNAVSLLLKAGDGLGILGTTGSGKSTLARAIVGVWPPLKGSVRIDGAALDQWGDQLGQHVGYLPQDVELFDGTVAENIARFSAGATPEAIVTAAKAAAAHALILGLPKGYDTRIGEAGVALSGGQRQRIALARALYGNPFLVVLDEPNANLDSEGDEALNSAIHAARTRGSIVIIITHRPSGLGAVNLVSILKDGRMTAIFNRDEVMPSILQPAPASPLLSDRLVSA is encoded by the coding sequence ATGGCTACAATCTCCCAATCGGAGAAATCTGATCCGGAAATCAAGAACGCTTTGCGGATCTGCATGGCCAGCTTTGGAAGCGTCGCTCTATTTTCCGGCTTCATTAATATTCTTTACCTGACCGGGTCCATGTATATGCTCCAGGTATACGATCGCGTATTGACCAGCAGATCAACCGCGACTCTCGTATATCTTTCGCTAATAGCGATTTTGGCATTTTCTCTACAAGGCGTTCTCGATGGAGTGCGCTCGCGGATGCTGGCTCGCATTGGGGCCCGCTTCAACGAATTGCTCGCGCCGCGCGTCTATCAAGTCGTTGCCGAACTCCCCCTTCGTGGCGTGAGTGGCAGCGAGGTCATGACACCGGTGAGGGATCTCGATCAGATTCGAGCCTTTCTATCCGGCATGGGACCGATCGCCCTCTTCGATATGCCATTCCTGCCTATTTTCCTCGTGGTGACATTTCTTCTTCACCCCTGGCTTGGATATATGACGGTGTTTGGCGCCCTTGTGATCGTGGCGTTGACGCTTCTGGTCGAGCTGCGCAGTCGTCAGCCGACCCGCGCGCTTGCCGAAGTGGGCGCGCACCGGCAGAATCTGGTCGAGTCGACGCGCCGGAACGCCGAGATCATTGCTGCGCTGGGCATGCGTCGCGCCTTTCTGGGGCGCTATACGGCGATCAGCAATCGACATGTGGCGGAGACATTGCGTGCCAGCGATGTCACCAACGGCATCGGCGCATTCGCCAAGATCTTTCGGCAGATCCTTCAATCGGCATCGCTTGGCCTGGGTGCATATCTGGCCATCCGGGGGGAAATTTCGGCTGGCAGCATTATCGCGGCATCCATTTTAACGTCGCGCGCTCTTTCACCGATCGAGAATGCTGTCGCCAATTGGAGAGGCTTCGTTTCGGCGCGGCAAGGCTTGCGGCGGCTCGAAGGCAGCCTGTCTTTTGTCGCACCCGCCCAGGCGCGCTTGTCACTGCCTGTTCCCTCGCTGGATCTGCAGGTATCGGACCTCTACGTGGCTCCACCGGGGCAATCCAAGCCGGTCCTGAACGCGGTGTCCCTGCTGTTGAAAGCCGGCGACGGGTTGGGCATCCTGGGAACGACCGGATCGGGTAAATCGACCTTGGCGCGCGCCATTGTGGGGGTATGGCCACCACTGAAAGGCAGCGTCCGCATCGACGGCGCGGCGCTCGATCAATGGGGTGACCAGCTCGGGCAACATGTCGGATACCTCCCGCAGGATGTCGAACTCTTCGATGGGACGGTCGCCGAGAATATTGCGCGCTTTTCTGCCGGAGCGACCCCTGAGGCCATCGTCACCGCGGCCAAAGCGGCGGCCGCCCACGCGCTCATCCTCGGGCTGCCAAAAGGCTACGATACCCGCATTGGTGAAGCGGGCGTCGCGCTGTCCGGCGGCCAGCGCCAACGCATAGCGCTGGCGCGCGCTCTCTATGGCAACCCATTTCTCGTCGTTCTCGACGAACCGAATGCAAACCTCGACAGCGAGGGCGACGAAGCCCTGAACAGCGCGATCCATGCAGCGCGCACCCGGGGCAGTATCGTCATCATCATCACTCACAGGCCCTCAGGGCTTGGCGCCGTCAACCTGGTGTCGATTCTCAAAGACGGGCGCATGACGGCGATCTTCAATCGTGATGAAGTGATGCCGTCGATCCTGCAACCCGCGCCGGCGTCTCCGCTTCTGTCGGATCGTTTGGTGTCGGCATGA
- a CDS encoding ABC transporter substrate-binding protein translates to MTKVCKWLVAAALVFAATATPALAGADRFVVDLAAEPSTLDPQVQWNPDSYYVYRNIFDNLVTRDDAGQIVPEIATAWRNLSDTEILFTLRGDVTFHDGSKLTAEDVAFSIKRITDKTFASPQRGQFDKIIEAVPLSATEVKLVTDGPYPALLAQLVKLSIVPKKVIDEVGKDAFNLKPVGSGPYRFESWQRGVAVTVKRNDGYWGTKGPFPTVLFRAVPDGATRVANLQAGSSDLAVGLDSDQLAQFSGAQRVKPLTALTERLAYLRLNPNRPPFDNPKLREAVARAVDKQGIIDGILSGQEKPIAQMLTPAHFGWAEGITGPAYDPARAKALVAEAGAAAKVSIPLTTAPFFDQRVVQAIQQQLRDVGLDVTIEMVDTPSFLQRTQRGPVDSPVLAISRSSCACQDADGALYQLFHSGNSWTIVENRQVDGLLDSARATLDPAARLADYRKIHETVAATLPVVPLYQTVAGYGAAKPLQFIPTPNESLFLNRMRWVD, encoded by the coding sequence ATGACGAAGGTTTGCAAATGGCTCGTCGCAGCCGCTCTGGTATTCGCCGCGACCGCGACGCCCGCGCTTGCGGGGGCAGATCGCTTCGTGGTGGACCTTGCAGCCGAGCCTTCGACGCTCGATCCGCAGGTTCAGTGGAATCCCGACAGCTACTATGTCTACCGCAACATCTTCGACAATCTCGTCACGCGCGACGATGCGGGGCAGATTGTCCCAGAGATCGCGACCGCCTGGCGCAACCTGTCCGACACGGAAATTCTGTTCACGCTGCGTGGGGACGTCACCTTTCATGACGGTTCCAAACTCACCGCCGAGGATGTTGCCTTCAGCATCAAGCGCATCACCGACAAGACCTTTGCCAGTCCGCAGCGCGGGCAGTTCGACAAGATCATCGAGGCGGTTCCGCTCTCGGCGACGGAGGTCAAGCTCGTCACCGACGGTCCCTATCCCGCTCTGCTCGCCCAGCTCGTGAAGCTCTCGATCGTGCCCAAGAAGGTCATCGACGAGGTCGGCAAGGACGCCTTCAATCTGAAGCCGGTCGGTAGCGGTCCCTATCGTTTTGAGAGCTGGCAACGCGGCGTCGCCGTCACGGTTAAGCGCAATGATGGCTATTGGGGCACAAAGGGTCCGTTTCCGACCGTGCTCTTCCGCGCGGTGCCGGATGGTGCGACACGCGTCGCCAACCTCCAGGCCGGCAGCTCCGACCTTGCCGTGGGGCTCGACAGCGACCAGCTTGCTCAATTTTCTGGCGCGCAACGGGTCAAGCCGCTGACGGCGCTGACCGAGCGCCTCGCCTATCTGCGCCTCAACCCGAACCGGCCGCCCTTCGACAATCCGAAGCTACGCGAAGCCGTGGCGCGCGCTGTCGACAAGCAGGGCATTATCGACGGCATTCTCAGCGGACAGGAGAAGCCGATCGCCCAGATGCTCACGCCGGCGCATTTCGGCTGGGCCGAGGGCATCACCGGCCCCGCTTACGATCCGGCGCGCGCCAAGGCGCTTGTCGCCGAGGCCGGGGCTGCCGCCAAGGTCTCGATTCCGCTCACCACCGCGCCGTTCTTCGATCAGCGCGTCGTCCAGGCGATCCAGCAGCAGCTGCGGGATGTCGGGCTCGACGTGACCATCGAGATGGTGGACACGCCGAGCTTCCTGCAGCGTACCCAGCGCGGCCCCGTCGACTCGCCCGTGCTGGCTATCAGCCGCTCGTCCTGTGCCTGCCAGGATGCAGACGGCGCGCTCTACCAGCTGTTCCATTCCGGCAATAGCTGGACCATCGTCGAGAACAGGCAAGTCGACGGGTTGCTCGACAGCGCCCGTGCGACGCTCGATCCGGCGGCACGGCTCGCCGATTACCGCAAAATTCACGAAACGGTTGCCGCAACGCTACCGGTCGTGCCGCTCTACCAGACCGTCGCGGGGTATGGCGCCGCCAAGCCGCTGCAGTTCATCCCGACGCCAAACGAAAGCCTGTTCCTCAACCGCATGCGCTGGGTGGACTGA
- a CDS encoding S1C family serine protease, producing the protein MSFGPALQSIVGVRSLIPDDAFTAATLGTRREGSGVVIRDNGLVLTIGYLITEAEDVWLTTQTGRVVPAHALAYDQETGFGLVQALDRLDLPAMEFGAATQAEIGDPVVLADGIGQVVRANIVAKQEFAGYWEYLLDEAIFTAPAHPSWGGAALIGADGKLLGIGSLHLQMGRGEEISEVNMIVPIDLLPPILNDLLARGGVDKPPRPWLGAFSAESNGEVVVMSVTEGGPAAQAGMRAGDIISDVRDGEIDGLADFYRKLWASGPAGSEVPIRIVRNGRETWLRVKSADRGSFLRKPHLQ; encoded by the coding sequence ATGAGTTTCGGCCCGGCCTTGCAATCGATCGTGGGAGTTCGCTCCTTGATCCCGGACGACGCCTTCACGGCTGCCACCTTGGGCACCCGGAGGGAGGGCAGTGGCGTGGTCATTCGGGACAACGGGCTGGTGCTCACCATCGGCTACCTGATCACCGAGGCTGAGGACGTCTGGCTGACGACCCAGACCGGCCGCGTGGTTCCCGCGCATGCGCTTGCCTATGACCAGGAAACCGGCTTCGGCCTGGTGCAGGCGCTTGATCGGCTCGACCTGCCCGCCATGGAGTTCGGCGCCGCAACCCAGGCCGAAATCGGCGACCCCGTCGTCCTTGCCGATGGAATCGGCCAGGTGGTGCGGGCGAACATCGTGGCCAAGCAGGAATTCGCCGGCTACTGGGAGTATCTGCTGGATGAGGCGATCTTTACCGCCCCCGCGCATCCGTCATGGGGAGGCGCCGCGCTGATCGGAGCGGATGGCAAGCTTCTGGGCATCGGCTCGCTGCACCTGCAAATGGGCCGGGGCGAGGAGATCTCGGAGGTCAATATGATCGTGCCGATCGATCTGCTTCCGCCGATCCTGAACGATCTGCTCGCCCGGGGCGGCGTCGACAAGCCGCCGCGCCCCTGGCTCGGTGCGTTCTCGGCCGAGAGCAATGGCGAGGTCGTGGTGATGAGCGTGACCGAGGGAGGCCCCGCGGCCCAGGCCGGCATGCGTGCTGGCGACATCATCTCGGATGTTCGCGATGGCGAGATCGATGGCCTGGCCGATTTCTACCGGAAGCTATGGGCGAGCGGGCCGGCAGGATCGGAGGTTCCCATCAGGATCGTCCGCAATGGCCGTGAAACCTGGCTTCGCGTGAAGTCGGCCGACCGTGGCAGCTTTCTGAGAAAACCGCATCTTCAGTAA
- a CDS encoding NAD-dependent epimerase/dehydratase family protein: MAAASQHRPTEAGHVLLTGASGTLGRVLTPGLAAAGHRLRLNDLLPFPDPMPGGARFAAADITDKAALAAACPDDVTDIVHFGGINTEKDPEAILRVNIWGTLNVFELARERRARVIFASSNHAIGFYPRTQQPLAITDPYRPDGHYGVSKVYAEALGRLYHDKHGIESVQLRIGSCLPKPLETRNLATWLSYPDLVRLVLAALAAPEVGYAVVWGISANTRRWWTGDDAHRIGFAPQDNAEDFADQVAPEQGDEVTRRFQGGSHCGIGYSRHS, encoded by the coding sequence ATGGCCGCGGCATCACAGCATCGCCCAACGGAGGCCGGCCATGTGCTGCTGACGGGAGCGTCCGGCACCTTGGGACGCGTGCTCACGCCTGGCCTCGCCGCCGCCGGCCACCGGCTGCGCCTCAACGACCTCCTGCCCTTTCCCGATCCGATGCCTGGTGGAGCGCGCTTTGCGGCCGCCGACATCACCGACAAGGCAGCTCTTGCGGCCGCTTGCCCCGACGACGTGACCGACATCGTGCATTTCGGCGGCATCAACACCGAGAAGGACCCCGAGGCGATCCTGAGGGTCAATATCTGGGGCACGCTGAATGTTTTTGAGCTGGCGCGCGAGCGCCGGGCGCGCGTGATCTTCGCCAGTTCAAACCATGCGATCGGCTTCTATCCGCGCACGCAGCAACCGCTTGCGATCACCGACCCCTACCGGCCCGATGGGCATTATGGGGTCTCCAAGGTCTATGCGGAGGCACTGGGCCGGCTCTACCATGACAAGCATGGCATCGAGAGCGTCCAGCTGCGCATCGGCTCCTGCCTGCCCAAGCCGCTGGAAACGCGAAACCTCGCAACCTGGCTGTCCTATCCCGATCTCGTCCGGCTCGTGCTTGCCGCTCTGGCGGCGCCGGAGGTCGGCTACGCCGTCGTATGGGGCATCTCGGCCAATACGCGCCGCTGGTGGACAGGCGACGATGCGCACCGGATCGGCTTCGCGCCGCAGGACAACGCCGAGGACTTCGCCGACCAGGTCGCGCCGGAGCAAGGCGACGAGGTCACCCGCCGCTTCCAGGGCGGTTCTCATTGCGGCATCGGCTATAGCCGGCATAGCTGA
- a CDS encoding SMP-30/gluconolactonase/LRE family protein, whose product MIAFRTLSALGCRVGECPLWDERREILFICDVLAPAIHSIALDGTRKASWSFEQPVGSFGLTESGRLIVALGRGIALFDPDSGTLSPFAGTPEPETNRLNDGKVGPDGRFYLGSMDDRPEKEPLGVFYQVSANGAVKALFGGIKVSNGLAWSPDGRVLYHSDSRGPTIDAYDFDPQTGELSGKRRFATLDDATGRPDGGACDVEAHYWSAGVSAGMLNRFAPDGTLVSRHRVPCKAPTMPGFCGPGLRQLAVTSLSIGPLPGPGDGDLFIAETPVAGVPIARMKGL is encoded by the coding sequence GTGATCGCCTTCCGCACACTCTCTGCCCTCGGCTGTCGCGTCGGCGAATGTCCGCTTTGGGACGAGCGACGCGAAATCCTCTTCATCTGCGACGTGCTGGCACCGGCGATCCACAGCATCGCGCTGGACGGCACGCGCAAAGCGAGCTGGAGCTTCGAGCAGCCGGTCGGGTCCTTCGGCCTCACCGAGAGCGGTCGATTGATCGTGGCGCTCGGGCGCGGGATCGCGCTGTTCGACCCCGATAGCGGCACCCTCAGCCCCTTTGCCGGGACGCCCGAGCCTGAGACCAACCGCCTCAATGACGGCAAGGTCGGGCCTGACGGCCGTTTCTATCTCGGCAGCATGGATGATCGCCCCGAGAAGGAGCCGCTCGGTGTGTTCTACCAGGTCTCGGCCAATGGTGCGGTCAAGGCGCTTTTCGGAGGGATCAAGGTCTCGAACGGCCTCGCCTGGTCGCCGGATGGGCGCGTCCTCTATCACAGCGATTCACGCGGCCCGACCATCGACGCCTATGATTTCGACCCGCAGACCGGCGAATTATCCGGCAAGCGCCGCTTCGCGACGCTGGACGACGCAACCGGGAGACCCGATGGCGGCGCCTGCGATGTAGAGGCGCATTACTGGAGCGCCGGGGTCTCTGCCGGCATGCTCAATCGCTTCGCCCCGGATGGGACGCTGGTCTCGCGCCACCGCGTGCCCTGCAAGGCGCCAACCATGCCGGGCTTCTGTGGACCGGGATTGCGGCAGCTGGCGGTGACGTCGCTCAGCATCGGCCCCCTGCCCGGCCCGGGCGATGGCGACCTGTTCATCGCGGAAACGCCCGTCGCCGGCGTGCCGATTGCGCGGATGAAAGGGCTTTGA
- a CDS encoding mandelate racemase/muconate lactonizing enzyme family protein, whose amino-acid sequence MKITALETIQLPYLKNILWLQIHTDEGLIGLGETFRGADAVARYLHSDVAPLLIGRDPLEIDAISKLLIETYVGFRSSGVEMRAASAVDIALWDLFGKATNQPIHQLLGGLSRQRIRTYNTCAGYTYNKSGARRYIGASDHAAEGPYEDQIAFHRDAGALAQSLLEEGITAMKIWPFDPYAVESGGNFIHRADLDKALLPFRQIRDTVGDKMEVMVELHSMWDLPSALAIARGLQEFRPFWAEDPIKMQDPDALAIYAQRSGLPVCASETVATRSQFLELLRKGAADYVMLDVSWCGGLSEAKKIGTMAEAFQRPVAPHDCTGPVVFAASIHLAMNLPNAIFQESVRAYYSSWYRDLVTVMPRIEDGHLYPFAGAGLGLELSPYVLEHPDAIVQKTRRADL is encoded by the coding sequence ATGAAAATCACTGCGCTCGAAACCATTCAGCTCCCCTACCTCAAGAACATCCTGTGGCTGCAGATCCATACCGATGAGGGGTTGATCGGCCTCGGCGAGACCTTCCGTGGCGCGGATGCGGTCGCGCGCTATCTGCACTCGGACGTCGCGCCGCTCCTGATCGGCCGCGACCCGCTGGAGATCGACGCGATCTCCAAGCTGCTGATCGAGACCTATGTCGGCTTCCGCTCCTCGGGCGTCGAGATGCGTGCGGCGTCCGCCGTCGACATCGCGCTCTGGGACCTCTTCGGCAAGGCGACGAACCAGCCGATCCACCAGTTGCTCGGCGGCCTCTCGCGACAGCGCATCCGCACCTACAACACCTGCGCCGGATACACCTACAACAAGAGCGGTGCGCGCCGTTACATCGGTGCCAGCGACCATGCGGCAGAAGGTCCCTATGAGGACCAGATCGCCTTCCATCGCGATGCCGGCGCGCTGGCGCAGAGCCTGCTGGAGGAAGGCATCACGGCGATGAAGATCTGGCCCTTCGACCCTTACGCGGTCGAAAGCGGCGGCAACTTCATCCACCGGGCCGATCTCGACAAGGCGCTTCTGCCCTTCCGCCAGATCCGCGACACTGTGGGCGACAAGATGGAGGTGATGGTCGAGCTGCATTCGATGTGGGACCTGCCATCGGCACTGGCGATCGCTCGCGGCCTGCAGGAATTCCGGCCGTTCTGGGCCGAGGATCCGATCAAGATGCAGGATCCGGACGCGCTCGCCATCTACGCGCAGCGTTCCGGCCTGCCGGTCTGCGCCAGCGAAACCGTCGCAACCCGGTCGCAGTTTCTCGAATTGCTGCGCAAGGGAGCCGCCGACTACGTCATGCTCGATGTGTCATGGTGCGGCGGGTTGAGCGAGGCCAAGAAGATCGGCACGATGGCCGAAGCGTTCCAGCGCCCGGTCGCACCGCATGACTGCACCGGCCCGGTCGTCTTCGCCGCCTCGATCCATCTCGCCATGAACCTCCCCAATGCCATCTTCCAGGAATCGGTCAGGGCCTATTACAGCTCCTGGTATCGTGACCTTGTCACGGTGATGCCGCGCATCGAGGACGGGCATCTCTATCCCTTCGCAGGCGCGGGGCTCGGCCTCGAACTCAGCCCCTACGTGCTCGAACATCCCGATGCGATCGTCCAGAAGACAAGGCGGGCCGATCTGTGA
- a CDS encoding extracellular solute-binding protein — translation MAGLGGLSVHPAAAQVVKPKSPLLLNVIDAAGNLALTQPAFENYRKANPELVSRIAFTKAPAPELPSKIKAQQGANRVDIDLVIIGPDALSAGLADDIYYDLIGQQAKNLPDLQSIYLDPAWRMQSLAKGRGVVISYYPSGPLLEYAPARVKTPPTTAEELLDWAKQNPKKFIYARPANSGPGRTFLMGLPYLLGDTDPKDPVKGWDKTWAYLKELHKQIEYYPTGTGAVMKEFGDGTRDMIVTTTGWDINPRVLGIVPKDAKIQTLKGFRWVVDAHYLSIPKGLPAERIPILVDLISHMLKKDQQAYAYDEGYFYPGPAVKDVPLSMAPKASQDALAEYGRPEYEKLIADNPKELPLEPVQLVQAFRRWDEEIGSK, via the coding sequence ATGGCCGGGCTCGGCGGGCTTTCTGTGCATCCCGCGGCAGCCCAGGTGGTGAAGCCAAAATCCCCGCTGCTGCTGAACGTGATCGACGCTGCCGGCAACCTTGCCCTCACGCAGCCGGCCTTCGAAAACTACCGCAAGGCCAATCCGGAACTCGTCTCCCGCATCGCCTTCACCAAGGCTCCGGCGCCCGAGCTTCCGAGCAAGATCAAGGCCCAGCAGGGCGCAAACCGCGTCGACATCGATCTTGTGATCATCGGCCCCGACGCGCTCTCCGCCGGCCTCGCCGACGACATCTACTACGATCTCATCGGCCAGCAGGCGAAGAACCTGCCCGATCTCCAATCGATCTATCTCGACCCCGCCTGGCGCATGCAGTCCCTGGCCAAGGGCCGCGGCGTCGTCATCAGCTACTATCCGTCCGGTCCGCTGCTGGAATATGCGCCAGCGCGCGTCAAGACGCCGCCGACCACGGCCGAGGAACTGCTCGACTGGGCCAAGCAGAACCCCAAGAAGTTCATCTATGCGCGCCCCGCCAATTCCGGACCCGGGCGGACCTTCCTGATGGGGCTGCCCTATCTGCTTGGGGACACCGACCCGAAGGATCCGGTCAAAGGCTGGGACAAGACCTGGGCCTATCTGAAGGAGCTGCACAAGCAGATCGAGTATTACCCGACCGGGACCGGAGCCGTGATGAAGGAATTCGGCGACGGCACGCGCGACATGATCGTCACCACGACGGGATGGGACATCAATCCGCGTGTGCTCGGCATCGTGCCGAAGGACGCCAAGATCCAGACCCTCAAGGGGTTCCGCTGGGTGGTGGACGCCCATTATCTCAGCATCCCGAAGGGCCTCCCGGCGGAGCGCATTCCGATCCTGGTCGACCTGATCTCCCACATGCTCAAGAAAGATCAGCAGGCCTACGCCTATGACGAAGGCTATTTCTATCCCGGCCCGGCGGTGAAGGACGTGCCGCTCTCGATGGCGCCCAAGGCAAGCCAGGACGCGCTCGCCGAGTATGGCCGGCCGGAATACGAGAAGCTGATCGCCGACAATCCGAAGGAACTGCCGCTCGAGCCCGTTCAGCTCGTCCAGGCCTTCCGGCGCTGGGATGAAGAAATCGGCTCCAAATAA
- a CDS encoding GntR family transcriptional regulator, producing the protein MDHGERVTPVQPIFLINLRDHVHENLRKAIIAGRLVDEERLNERDLARDLGVSTTPLKEALRQLETEGLVRTEPRRGVFVTYGPQQAEEMSLARAALESMIARMAAKRASLGDVDVLRAQVADMETATRKGDVERLIELNELFHGQIHEASGCGYLRRLQSRQQIYDHTTRVGLLQDADERGRAFAEHRAILEAIALGDPDSAERIMRDHIVRSGQRHIETVFGRARLGDRQ; encoded by the coding sequence ATGGATCACGGCGAGCGCGTCACTCCGGTGCAACCGATCTTCCTGATCAATCTGCGCGACCATGTTCACGAGAATCTGCGCAAGGCGATCATTGCCGGCCGGCTCGTCGACGAGGAACGCCTGAACGAGCGCGATCTTGCGCGCGATCTCGGTGTCAGCACCACGCCGCTGAAGGAGGCCTTGCGACAGCTTGAGACCGAGGGCCTGGTGCGGACAGAACCGCGGCGCGGCGTTTTCGTGACCTATGGCCCACAGCAGGCCGAGGAGATGTCGCTCGCCCGCGCCGCTCTTGAGAGCATGATCGCGCGCATGGCGGCCAAACGCGCCTCGCTTGGGGATGTCGACGTCTTGCGGGCTCAGGTCGCCGATATGGAGACCGCGACGCGAAAAGGCGATGTCGAAAGGCTGATCGAGCTCAACGAGCTCTTCCATGGCCAGATCCATGAGGCCTCGGGCTGCGGGTATCTGCGCCGTCTCCAGAGCCGGCAGCAGATCTACGATCATACGACGCGCGTCGGCCTGCTCCAGGACGCCGATGAGCGCGGCCGCGCCTTCGCCGAGCACCGCGCCATTCTCGAGGCGATCGCGCTGGGGGACCCCGATTCTGCCGAACGGATCATGCGGGATCACATCGTCCGATCCGGACAGCGTCATATCGAGACGGTTTTCGGTCGCGCCCGGCTGGGAGACAGGCAATGA